A genomic segment from Desulfurella amilsii encodes:
- the proC gene encoding pyrroline-5-carboxylate reductase, with the protein MLKDKKIGFIGVGNMGSAFLSGLISMGIPKENIFAADKHKGDVIREEYDIGIFNNFELASRAEIIIIAVKPADIFDCLSDIKEAVDDKKLIISIAAGIKTQDIAGFLRQDAKIARTMPNIAALVRESITAIYCNDYITKEEEEIVIAIMSLIGKTVVLETEGLMDAITGLSGSGPAYAFEIIEAMADGGVKMGLKRKDAIKLSAQVLKGAAELVLKLKTHPAELKDLVTSPGGSTIYGLNVMERAGLRGIFMDAISAATKRSKELGESKNQY; encoded by the coding sequence ATGCTTAAAGATAAAAAAATTGGTTTTATAGGTGTTGGCAATATGGGTAGTGCTTTTTTAAGTGGCCTTATAAGTATGGGCATACCAAAGGAAAATATTTTTGCAGCAGACAAACACAAAGGCGATGTTATCAGAGAAGAGTACGATATAGGTATATTTAATAACTTTGAGTTAGCAAGCCGTGCTGAGATTATTATTATAGCGGTAAAACCTGCGGATATCTTTGATTGTTTGTCAGATATTAAAGAAGCAGTTGACGATAAAAAACTCATAATATCCATAGCTGCTGGCATCAAAACGCAAGATATCGCAGGATTTTTGCGACAGGATGCAAAAATTGCAAGGACAATGCCAAACATAGCAGCTTTAGTAAGAGAGTCGATCACAGCGATATATTGTAATGATTATATAACAAAAGAGGAAGAAGAGATAGTTATAGCAATAATGAGTTTAATTGGTAAAACTGTTGTATTGGAAACAGAAGGTTTAATGGATGCAATAACGGGACTTTCAGGTAGCGGGCCAGCATATGCTTTTGAGATAATTGAAGCAATGGCAGATGGTGGTGTTAAAATGGGATTAAAAAGAAAAGATGCGATAAAGCTTTCCGCTCAAGTATTAAAAGGCGCAGCTGAATTAGTGCTAAAACTTAAAACACACCCAGCAGAGTTAAAAGATTTAGTTACCTCACCTGGCGGATCAACAATTTATGGTTTAAATGTTATGGAACGCGCTGGTCTTCGGGGCATTTTTATGGATGCAATATCAGCTGCGACAAAACGCTCAAAAGAATTAGGCGAATCTAAAAACCAATATTAA
- the tilS gene encoding tRNA lysidine(34) synthetase TilS, giving the protein MSKLFDEILDFALAKKLFYKNQKIGIAISGGSDSVLLFYFFEHIKKAFDLDLLLLHFNHKIRLDSDADEHFVESLAKYYSVELYKENKDVLKISQDNKKGLEEQARILRYDFFKRCKENFNLDKIAVAHTKNDLVETFLINLIRGSSLDGLSSLKPSRDFYIRPMLIIEKSQILNFLNENNLQYRTDTTNFDTKYKRNKVRLELIETLKTYNPNIISTLYKEIEMLSDDAALLNNLTYENFVESTVCFASKAIINLKILSSDYAIKSRVLKLAVKKITNSYYSLSFININRLINTIENGKTLVLRKLIKATKKENFLIIEKI; this is encoded by the coding sequence GTGAGTAAGCTATTTGATGAAATTTTAGACTTTGCTTTAGCAAAAAAACTATTTTACAAAAATCAAAAGATCGGTATAGCTATTTCTGGAGGTAGTGACTCGGTATTATTGTTTTATTTTTTTGAACATATAAAAAAAGCGTTTGATTTAGATTTACTACTTTTGCATTTTAATCACAAGATAAGACTGGATTCAGATGCAGATGAACATTTTGTTGAATCTTTGGCAAAATATTATAGTGTAGAATTGTATAAAGAGAACAAAGATGTGTTAAAAATCTCTCAAGATAACAAAAAAGGACTTGAAGAGCAAGCAAGGATTTTGAGGTATGATTTTTTCAAAAGATGCAAGGAAAATTTCAACTTAGATAAAATTGCTGTTGCCCATACCAAAAATGACCTTGTTGAAACTTTTCTTATTAATTTGATTAGGGGTTCTTCTTTAGATGGTCTATCTTCGCTAAAGCCAAGTAGGGATTTCTACATTAGACCTATGTTAATAATAGAAAAATCTCAGATATTGAATTTTTTAAATGAAAATAATTTACAATACAGGACAGATACGACCAATTTTGATACTAAATACAAAAGGAACAAGGTTAGACTAGAGCTAATTGAAACACTTAAAACCTACAACCCAAATATAATCTCTACTTTATATAAAGAAATTGAGATGCTAAGCGATGATGCAGCGCTTTTAAATAATCTTACTTATGAAAATTTTGTAGAATCCACAGTGTGTTTTGCAAGTAAAGCAATTATCAACCTTAAGATCCTCTCAAGCGATTATGCAATTAAGTCACGTGTTTTAAAATTGGCTGTTAAAAAAATTACCAATTCTTACTATTCATTAAGCTTTATTAATATTAATCGTCTAATAAATACTATTGAAAATGGCAAAACCCTGGTATTAAGAAAACTCATAAAAGCTACAAAAAAAGAAAATTTTTTAATTATTGAAAAAATATGA
- a CDS encoding Hsp20/alpha crystallin family protein: MFKPLEPFKELTTLQERINKMFEDVLPSFNLQDSKWLPAVDIYETDGNIQIEVEVPGMNEKDCKVKIEDNTLTISGERKFEKKESKDNYYRIERNYGSFIRSFFLPDNIDKEQIKAKYENGILKVELPKKSEAKPKEIEIAVQKQNKEGL, translated from the coding sequence ATGTTTAAGCCATTAGAACCTTTTAAGGAGTTAACAACTTTGCAAGAAAGGATTAACAAAATGTTTGAAGATGTATTACCATCGTTTAACCTTCAGGACTCAAAATGGTTACCAGCCGTTGATATCTATGAAACAGATGGCAACATTCAGATTGAAGTAGAAGTACCCGGGATGAATGAAAAAGATTGTAAGGTTAAAATTGAGGACAATACTCTAACGATTTCTGGCGAGCGAAAATTTGAAAAGAAAGAGTCAAAAGACAATTATTACAGGATTGAACGCAATTATGGTAGCTTTATTAGAAGTTTCTTTTTGCCAGACAATATTGATAAAGAGCAAATTAAAGCCAAATACGAAAATGGCATATTAAAAGTAGAGTTACCTAAGAAATCAGAAGCAAAACCAAAAGAAATAGAAATTGCTGTACAAAAGCAAAATAAAGAGGGGTTATAA
- the clpB gene encoding ATP-dependent chaperone ClpB — MDINKLTIKAQEALQSAKTIASSYNNQFVSSLHLLKAIINDKDGITTTIFKKIGININQLDIELEKGIEKIPKVSNIQDNQIYITSELNDVFKRSEEEANNLKDEYISVEHFLLALTERCDAAVVLSVVGVTKDKIFKSLVDIRGSVRVTDQNPEEKYEALKKYGKDITELARANKLDPVIGRDEEIRRTIQILSRRTKNNPVLIGDPGVGKTAIIEGLAQRITKGDVPESLKNKLLIALDLGALVAGAKYRGEFEDRLKAVLNEIKRAEGNIILFIDELHTIIGAGASEGSLDASNMLKPMLARGDLRCIGATTLKEYRKYIEKDAALQRRFQPVFVAEPSVEGTISILRGLKEKYEIHHGVKIKDSAIIAAAVLSSRYITDRFLPDKAIDLIDEAAASLKIQLESTFEPIDNLSRKITQLEIEKEALKRERDEESKKRLEVIENELAKLKEQLNTLNAKWQFEKNLIKEIQTIQEKIDKTKSQIELAERSGDFEKASILKYGELPKLAKELEEKNKQLNGLDERLLTQEVTEEEIANIISRWTGIPMQKMLEGEKEKLIKMEENLQKRVVGQDQAVAAVSDAVRRSKLGLSDPNRPIASFLFLGPTGVGKTELSKALAEFLFDDERALIRIDMSEYMEKFSVSRLIGAPPGYVGYEEGGQLTEVVRKKPYSVILLDEIEKAHPDVFNILLQVLDDGRLTDSKGVTVDFRNTIIIMTSNLGSQYLINLRQDTNLQEFKKDFEKVKENINAELRKFFKIEFLNRIDEIIIFNPLSINEIKEIVKLLLEKTRNKLAQKGFKINFSDSLLEKISQEGFDQIYGARPLRRFIQNKIENIIAKKILNSEITKDYSYLVDVSNDEIIFLKQ; from the coding sequence ATGGATATAAATAAATTAACGATAAAAGCACAAGAAGCGTTGCAGAGTGCAAAAACAATAGCAAGCTCTTACAATAATCAATTTGTAAGTTCTCTCCATTTACTAAAAGCCATAATAAACGATAAAGATGGTATAACCACTACAATTTTTAAAAAAATCGGTATCAATATTAATCAATTAGATATAGAGCTAGAAAAAGGTATTGAAAAAATTCCAAAGGTAAGCAATATCCAAGATAACCAGATATATATTACTTCAGAGCTAAACGATGTATTCAAAAGAAGTGAAGAAGAAGCCAATAATCTAAAAGATGAATATATTAGTGTAGAGCATTTTCTATTAGCTCTAACTGAAAGGTGCGATGCTGCGGTTGTTCTATCTGTGGTTGGCGTTACAAAAGACAAGATTTTTAAAAGTTTAGTAGATATAAGAGGTAGCGTAAGAGTTACGGATCAAAACCCTGAGGAAAAATACGAAGCTTTAAAAAAATACGGTAAAGATATAACAGAACTTGCAAGGGCTAATAAACTTGATCCGGTTATTGGCAGAGACGAAGAAATTAGACGCACTATTCAGATTTTGTCTAGGCGCACAAAAAATAACCCTGTTTTAATAGGTGATCCTGGTGTGGGAAAAACTGCCATTATAGAAGGATTGGCTCAAAGGATTACAAAGGGTGATGTACCAGAAAGTCTTAAAAATAAATTGCTAATAGCACTGGATTTGGGCGCGTTAGTTGCTGGCGCTAAATATCGAGGTGAGTTTGAGGATAGATTAAAGGCAGTCTTAAATGAAATTAAACGCGCCGAAGGCAATATTATTTTATTTATAGATGAGCTTCATACAATTATAGGTGCTGGCGCAAGCGAAGGCAGTCTAGATGCATCAAACATGTTAAAGCCTATGCTAGCGCGTGGCGATCTAAGATGCATAGGTGCAACCACACTTAAAGAGTATAGAAAATATATAGAAAAGGATGCAGCACTTCAAAGGCGTTTTCAGCCAGTTTTTGTAGCAGAACCAAGCGTTGAAGGAACTATATCAATTCTAAGAGGATTAAAAGAAAAATACGAAATACACCATGGCGTTAAGATCAAAGATTCTGCAATAATAGCAGCAGCAGTACTATCCAGCAGGTATATAACAGACAGATTTCTTCCAGACAAGGCGATTGATTTAATAGATGAAGCGGCGGCAAGCTTAAAAATACAATTAGAAAGCACATTTGAACCTATTGACAATTTAAGTAGAAAAATTACTCAACTTGAGATAGAAAAAGAAGCTCTAAAGCGAGAAAGAGACGAAGAATCCAAAAAAAGGCTTGAGGTTATAGAAAACGAATTAGCTAAACTCAAAGAGCAACTAAATACGTTAAATGCAAAATGGCAATTCGAGAAAAATCTCATAAAAGAAATACAAACTATTCAAGAAAAGATTGATAAGACAAAATCTCAAATTGAATTAGCAGAAAGAAGTGGAGATTTTGAAAAGGCAAGTATCCTAAAATACGGTGAGCTACCTAAGTTAGCCAAAGAATTGGAAGAAAAGAACAAACAACTAAACGGCCTTGATGAACGCCTTCTGACACAAGAAGTAACAGAAGAGGAAATTGCAAATATAATTTCTCGCTGGACAGGTATACCTATGCAAAAGATGCTTGAAGGCGAAAAAGAAAAACTCATTAAAATGGAAGAAAATTTACAAAAACGCGTTGTTGGGCAGGATCAAGCCGTAGCGGCAGTAAGTGATGCGGTAAGAAGATCAAAACTAGGCTTATCGGACCCAAACAGACCTATTGCTTCGTTTTTGTTTTTAGGTCCAACAGGAGTGGGAAAAACAGAATTATCCAAAGCGTTAGCTGAATTTTTATTTGATGATGAACGTGCCTTAATTAGAATAGATATGAGTGAGTATATGGAAAAATTTTCCGTTTCTAGGCTTATTGGCGCTCCTCCTGGCTATGTAGGCTACGAAGAAGGCGGTCAGTTAACCGAGGTGGTAAGAAAAAAGCCATATTCTGTTATACTGCTTGATGAGATAGAAAAAGCTCATCCAGATGTATTTAATATATTACTGCAGGTATTGGACGATGGAAGGCTTACTGATTCAAAAGGTGTGACTGTTGATTTTAGAAACACTATTATTATTATGACATCTAATTTAGGTAGTCAATACTTGATAAATCTAAGGCAAGACACAAATCTGCAAGAATTTAAGAAAGACTTTGAAAAAGTTAAAGAAAATATAAACGCAGAGTTGAGAAAATTTTTTAAAATCGAGTTTTTAAACAGGATTGATGAGATTATAATATTTAATCCTTTGAGCATCAATGAGATAAAGGAAATTGTAAAACTCTTGCTTGAAAAAACACGAAACAAGCTTGCCCAAAAAGGTTTCAAAATAAATTTTTCAGATTCCTTATTAGAAAAGATATCACAAGAAGGTTTTGATCAGATTTATGGTGCAAGACCACTTAGACGCTTTATTCAAAACAAGATAGAAAATATCATCGCCAAAAAAATTCTAAATAGCGAAATTACAAAAGACTATTCTTATCTTGTTGATGTCTCGAATGACGAAATAATATTTCTAAAGCAGTAA